In the Synergistaceae bacterium DZ-S4 genome, TTTTTGTGATACTGGCAAGCTGGGGGATCGCCTTCTTCGAGTATTGCTTCCAGGTCCCCGCTAACCGGCTGGGAAATCAGTTGTTTACCCTTTCTCAGCTCAAGATAATGCAAGAAGTCATAACCATGTGCGTCTTTGCCGCCTTCACCTTCTTTGTGATGAAGGAAAAACTTACTCTCAACTACGTTTGGGCCTCACTATGCATGGTCGGTGCCGTCTTTTTTATCTTCAGGCCCAACTGAATGTCCCATGTACGGCAAGTGCAGCATGAATGACAGGATAATGTTGAGTAGAGATCTGCCGTTAAAAAGAGCATCCCGGTCGGGGCAGGTCACTAAACAGTATCTATAAAAGGAGGGATAACAGTTTTTCGTTATCTCTCCTTTTTATATAGTAGAAGAGAAGCACTCATGATAAAAATACCGGGACAAAAGGCGGAAAAGAGCCTAATGATCGGCTTAAATATCAGAGATGCGGGCATAAAAACAAGTTCCACAAATATTTTTTTATGCACTTTCACTGGTAAAAAAGTAAAAGAACAAGTTTGCGCCGGTCTGTGATGGACTTAAATTGCGGGCAGTTAGCAAAGTCACGAGGCCGTGTGTCCTAACAGAAAATCTTTAAAAAAAAGCAAAAAAAGTGCTTGACGAAAAACAGGAGCAGACATATACTACCTCCTGTTGCGCTTCCGACGAGGTCGTCCGCGACCGAATTTAAGAAGCAGGCAACGCGCACCATGACAGTTGA is a window encoding:
- a CDS encoding DMT family protein, yielding MIRTLAPVMLLLVSNIFMTYAWYGHLKHMGSKPLIFVILASWGIAFFEYCFQVPANRLGNQLFTLSQLKIMQEVITMCVFAAFTFFVMKEKLTLNYVWASLCMVGAVFFIFRPN